DNA from Scheffersomyces stipitis CBS 6054 chromosome 1, whole genome shotgun sequence:
TAGCGGACTGTATTGTACCATAAACAAATGGACGTGCCTCAATTAAATTCCATCCCTTAGCTCctctggaaagaagagataaGCAAATATGACTTCCAGTTGTTGTTCACAAGGTCAGGATTACAGAGAATGTCCTTTCATTTCGAGGACGTCTTGGTAAGATAACCAACGAACTGGGCAAGTCTATGGTCGACCATGGATACTTGGACGAATTAAAGCCTCTGGACGGCTTGAttattcttcaagcttATTTGAACAGAAGgtctcaagaagaaatcttAACGAAGCCACCTCATCTAAGAGAAGAGTTAATGCAAATCAATTCACTTGTTGGTGATTCTGAAACTTATTCATTCGAAGGAATGGACGAAGACAGTGATGACGAAATTATCAAAATGATGGTACGCCAGCGAAGAACAGTAGGCAGACTGGCTTACTTACTTGAGTCCGtaaatgaaattgatagTCAATAATCAATTCACGCTAAAGAAAAAGATGCCAAAGATAAGAAGGCTCCTTATAGAAAGTACACTCTAGAGCAAGTGGCGGGATTTTCTGATGATATAACAGCGCAAGTAGGGTCCTCGGTTGCCAAAATAGCTCGTTCTCATGGAATACAAGAAAACACTGGGCAAAGATGGGTAAGAGACTATAAAAAGTCCAAAAAGTTGCCGTTTGAACTTGCAAGAGGCAGGAAGCAGAAGTCaaacaaattgaatgaaacCACGAGGATTTTCTTAAGTCAAAACTTGTGGATGATTGTACATTGTCTCTTGACATGATGATTTCTGACTTACTGGACCACTTTGAAGGTCTTCGTGTGAGTGAATCAACTTTGGGTCGATTTCTCAGCGATAATGTTCATTTCACGTTCAAAAAGATTAGAAAGGAGCCATTTGCTCGAAATACAGAGTGGATGATTGACAAGCGGTATGATTATGTTAGCCTTATTAACAGATCTGATATCGACTAGTACAACAACTGTATTTTCATAGACGAGGCAggttttcaaattgataTGTCTCCTCTGTATGGTTGGGCTTCATCTAGTGTTACTCCCGTTTCTAGAGTAACTGGCAAATCGGAAAACAGAACTGTCATGGGTGCTGTTAACTCGAAGGGAATTGTACAActcaacttgaaaaagcCATTCAGGAACGTCgcaaagaagaggaaaacTGCCTCAGCCAGAAGAGATCAAGCTAATGAAGATAGAGATGAATCAGTAGGTACTACAACAGGGCATTTCAAgtattttgttcttgatgtcCTTCTGACATTGGATCTCTACCCTGAGTATAGGAACTGCTACCTCATCATGGACAATGCAAGTGTTCACAAAAATCACTCGATTTAGAGAATAATTCTAAGCAGAGGTTATAGATTGCAATACTTGCCTCCTTATTCACCCGATTTAAATCCTATTGAAAATTTCTGGGggcaattgaagaagaggttgTCGAGAGCAAAGTTCCGCCAAGGAGAAGATTTGAGTTCACGTATTCGAGAGGCTGTCTTATCTATGCAAACGGAACTTTTTCTGCAGAATGTCCAGCATTCAATTGATTGTTTTCAGACTTGCTTGCGAAAAGAACCACTTCAGTTCTAGGTTTTAACTTTAATATCgtatttttgtatttatGTTTACTTTTTtgttatttttttttttttcaatacGAAACAGGTATCTTTCTCTCTAAAGAAATGCAAAATCGATTTCAACGGTTGGCAATTTACCAAAAGCAATGGTGCAATAATTCACCTCATTTGCTACAAGAAATACTATACAAATGGTGTAAAACTGTTTGTGCGGGTAGTGCAAAATAAATTTGGAGTACGACATTATCTTTTCCGAGGGCCATCCAATTGAAACTTTCGGACCATGCAAAATTCCGAGGGCTACGGTGCAATTGCATGGGAACGTACGGTGAGAATTACTAGAGATGCAGTCTAATGGATCCGGTCCGACCATATTTGGCTAAGATAAAAAGACCACTACAATAGTGCACTAAAAGCGCGgaaacaagaagactaGATGTGTGTAGTTGTTGAATTTCACCGATACTTCCACCATCTAAGCCTGTGTCAAAAAATGGTTAGGTCCTATTGGTTGGTTAGACTAGATTATTGTCCAAAGCAAGCACACAGTTTAGAGGGGCAGAGGAGAGGGGTGGCCCCCGCCTTGTGTAATGAGATGAGGAAAAAAAAGGTAGACGCAGAGATTGAAGTGAGTCAAGAGCCAATAATGAAGAGAGTAACAATAAAGAGTCAAATAGCAGTGTAAAATAAGGAATAAAAATTGCGAACAGATTCAACTTTAATTCAATCAGTTTTCAGTCACTAGTTTTAGCTCTAACAGCCGTAAATTAATGTCGATCCagtttctgattctgataATCAGCCAAAGGTCCTACCATTCCAGTAGCGCAGATGCCGAAAGTTACCGATCAGCAAGATCCAGCCAACTGAAACCTGGGCTGGATAAAATACCTCGAATGCACCTTCAACCCTCCAATAGTTCCGACCAGACATATCCGGTCCATCACTGCGATGGAAACCAATCTCGGTTGATCAAACTCCGAacgattttttttttcgcGCCATGAATTCTAATTCGTACTGGCGCTAATCAGGAGAAATattaattgaaattttATTTTTCCAAGCGTGTCGATATCAGCATTTCGACTTTATATAAGATGAATAGCCGCTGGTAAAACCGCAaacttctttccaaaatttgaattttgctTTCGATTTcgattttgatttttcaattttgacttGCTTCTTCCAGACTTCCTATTCTGTTAGAATTTCGCTGACATCACTGTAGGCTAGCATCTCAATTGACATGTTTAGAACCGGTGCCAGACGTCTTCTCAGCTCTTCGACCAGGATCCTCAACCAGTCCTCGGCTCCTCAAGCTATCAAGGTCCAACAAAAGGGCTTTTTCGCCAAAACATGGCGCTACACTAAGCTCACGACCCTTTTGGCTGTTGCTGGATCTGTTGGTTTTGTCGGCTACAAGGTCTACAACGAATCGCACCCTGCCGACCAAATCAAGCAGGTTCCAGAATTCGAAACCGgccagaaaaagaaaacctTGGTCATCTTGGGTTCCGGCTGGGGCTCCAtctcgttgttgaagaacttggacaCGACTTTGTACAATGTCGTTGTTGTCTCTCCTAGAAACTACTTCCTTTTCACTCCATTGTTACCTTCCTGCCCTACCGGTACTGTTGAATTGAGATCGATTGTCGAACCAGTCAGATCCATTACCAGAAGATCACCCGGTGAAGTCATCTATTTGGAAGCTGAAGCCACTTCTATTGATCCAGTCAACAACAGAGTCACTATTAAGCAATCTACAACCGTTCACTCCGGCCACTCCGGTAAAGACACCTCGTCGTCGAAGTCTACTGTTGCGGACTACACtggaattgatgaaatcacCACCTCATTGAGCTATGATTACTTGGTTGTCGGTGTCGGTGCCCAACCCTCGACTTTTGGAATCCCAGGTGTTGCTGAAAACTCcgttttcttgaaagaagtCTCTGACTCTGTTACcatcagaaagagattgatGGATGTCATTGAAGCTGCCAACATTTTGCCTAAGGGTGACTCtgagagaaagagattATTGTCAATTGTCGTTTGTGGTGGTGGTCCAActggtgttgaagttgccGGTGAATTGCAGGACTACATCGACCaggacttgaagaaatggatgCCTGAAGTAGCTGACGAATTGAAGGTTACCTTGGTTGAAGCTTTGCCAAACGTATTGAACATGTTCAACGCTAAGTTGGTTG
Protein-coding regions in this window:
- the NDE1 gene encoding NADH dehydrogenase translates to MFRTGARRLLSSSTRILNQSSAPQAIKVQQKGFFAKTWRYTKLTTLLAVAGSVGFVGYKVYNESHPADQIKQVPEFETGQKKKTLVILGSGWGSISLLKNLDTTLYNVVVVSPRNYFLFTPLLPSCPTGTVELRSIVEPVRSITRRSPGEVIYLEAEATSIDPVNNRVTIKQSTTVHSGHSGKDTSSSKSTVADYTGIDEITTSLSYDYLVVGVGAQPSTFGIPGVAENSVFLKEVSDSVTIRKRLMDVIEAANILPKGDSERKRLLSIVVCGGGPTGVEVAGELQDYIDQDLKKWMPEVADELKVTLVEALPNVLNMFNAKLVEYTKEVFAETNIILRTNTMVKKVSDKNVHASHKLKDGSTESVEIPYGLLIWATGNAPRDITRDLISKVDEQKNARRGLLVDERMLLDGTDNIFALGDCTFTKYAPTAQVAFQEGIFLAKHFAKLHELESLKYTLANPKPTDNTDRLTKKLTKLEQKLPVFQYNHQGSLAYIGSERAVADLVWGDWSNITSGGSFTYLFWRSAYIYMCLSVKNQILVCFDWVKVSLFGRDCSKE